GCTCCGACAAAGACAGCCGCGACAAACGCGATTCGGTAGTAGAACACGACATTTTTGCTGAACAGATAGGAGAAGCACTTCTCCCCGTAATAAGACCAGCCGATGATTGTCGATGAAGCGAAGAACAGCAATCCAATCGCAACAATTACAGAACCAGTCTGGCCAAGGAACTTGCCGAAGGTCGCTGAGGTAAGGTCGGCTGCAGTTGTATCGCCTGTATACAGACCGCCCATGACAATCGTGATTCCGGTGATCGAACAGATGACGATGGTGTCAATGAACACCTGGGTCATTGATACAAGTGCCTGTCGTCCAGGAAGGTCCGTCTTGGCTGCCGCTGCAGCAATCGGTGCAGACCCAAGACCTGCTTCATTGGAGAAGACGCCGCGGGCAACACCCATGCGGATAACAGTACCAAGTGCACCTCCGGCAACAGCCTCGCCTGTGAATGCATCTGTAAAAATAAGTGCGATTGCAGCTGGCACAAGATCAAAGTTCATGATCATGACAATAAGGCCAGCCAGGAGGTAGAATCCGGCCATAACCGGTACAAACAGGGCAGTCACCTTACCAATGCTCTTGATTCCGCCAATCAGGACAAGAGCAGTAAAAATCGTCAACACAAGTCCTGTAACCCATGCAGGCACTGAAAATGTCGACTGTACGACGCTTGCAACTGAATTCGATTGAACAAGGTTGCCGATTCCGAATGCCGCAACTGCGCCAAATAAAGCAAATAAAACCCCAAGCCATTTTTGGCCAAGGCCGCGTTCAAGATAATACATCGGACCGCCGGCCATCTCGCCATCCTTGTCCTCAACCCGGTATTTAACGGCTAACACAGCTTCCGCGTATTTTGTAGCCATTCCGAAAAATGCGGTAATCCACATCCAGAAAACGGCACCAGGTCCCCCCGTAAAAATCGCAGTTGCGACCCCGGCGATATTACCTGTGCCCACAGTTGCAGCAAGCGCAGTCATCAAAGCCTGGAAATGTGAAATATCCCCTTCGGACTGTTTGTCCTGATTTTTTGTAAATGCAAGCTTGAGTGAGTAAGGCAGCAGCCTCATTTGCAAGAAGCCAATGCGGAAGGTCAGGTAAACTCCCGTGCCAACAAGCAGGATCAATAGAGGTGGGCCCCAAACCCAGCCGCTAATTTTTCCAATCCAATCTTCAAATGTCATGATGCTCCCCCTTGAAAAGTTATATTCGAAAAATGTTCTTCAACTAGAATATTCTGATAATTAGTAATAAGTCAAGCGATATCCATTAGGTAAAACTTAGTATTTCAGATCAAATCATGCGTGAATAGTCGTAAAGGTGTTTTGCGGTTCACAAAATATTATCCATTTTTGAAACTCACGGGACCGGTACTCTAAAAAATTCGCAATATTTTTCACAATACTTGCATGAAGTGATGGCAATCGTGGAAAATGTTAGTTAGGAGGCAGGCAATGAGGGGCCTGCAAAATGAGAAGGAAGACTCTAGGAGGAGAAAAAATGGGCAGTTCGAAAAGGTTTTGGATGGGCATGGTGTTGGGCGCGTTGGCTGGGGGAGCGGTTACTCTTTTGGAAAAATCGACACGCCAGGCTGTAAAAGAGGATTTCAGCAAGGTTTCCAGTGGTGTTTCGTATGTTGTAAAAAACCCAAATGAGTTTATTGAGGACCTGAGAGTAACAGCGAATAAAGTAAGGGCAACAGTGGAACAAGTAACAGAGGACGTTGCTTTCATCACTGAAAAGGTTGAAGAAATAAAGGATGTACCTCCTCAGGTTTCGGATCTGGTCAAAGATACAAAAGAAACGCTGAGAAAGATTGCGGCATCCGGACAAAAACAGCAGCATATAGATGAAACAGAATGATGAATTGACAAGCCCCAGGCAGGTACAAGGAAAGCATAAATGAGGTGAATGGATGGTTGATATATCATTTTTCAGGCATATGTGGCAAAGGATTCAAGAGGACGATGTTCCGGCACTTGCTGCGCAGCTTGCATATTTCTTTTTGCTTTCCTTGTTTCCGCTGCTGATTTTCCTTGTAACGCTTGTTCCGTATCTGCCAATTTCTGAAGTGGACATACTCGGCTTTTTTGATGACTATGCACCTGGTGAATCGATGGATTTAATCAAAAACAGCCTGGAGGATATCATGGAGAAAGACGGCAAATTGCTGAGCTTTGGATTGCTGGCGACAATTTGGTCAGCTTCAAATGGAATTAATGCGATTGTAAGGGCATTTAACCGTGCATACCGAGTAGAAGAGACTAGGTCGTTTATCGTAAGCAGGTTCATGGCAATCTTTTTGACATTTGCCATGATCTTTGTATTCCTGGTCGCTTTAATCCTGCCCGTGTTTGGAAAAGAAATCGGGAGCTGGCTGTTCGCGAATTTCGGACTGAAAGAAGAATTCCTTTACGTATGGAATATGCTTCGCTGGGTGATCAGTATTTTGATTTTATTCATTGTTTTTCTTGGTTTGTACTGGATTGCTCCAAACAAGAAGCTGACCTGTGTCAGCGGTATACCGGGATCAATTTTCGCAACCGGAGGATGGGTGCTCGTATCACTCGGATTCTCCTATTATGTCAGCAACTTCGCTTCCTACACCGCTACATATGGCAGCATCGGGGCAATAATCGTCCTGATGATCTGGCTCTATTTATCCGCTTATATCATCATCATTGGCGGAGAAATCAATGCCTATTATAGCGAAAAGAAAGCAGGGTGTTAATGACATTCTTTATCCTGAAATTACCTCAGGTAACGTCAGCTGTTTTAGCAGAAGATACTGAAGAGGAGTGCTCCTCATTATTTTAAGTAGTTAAGTTTTTACACTTAGATTAGTGTCCAGCTTCAGCGCCTAGCCCCTCGAGACGTTTCGGTCCGCCCAATGAAGTCAAAAATCGACTTCACCGGTCGGCCATCCAACGGTTGTCGGGGCTGGACAGGCGCTTGCGCTATTCTAATAAGGGGGAATTCAGGATGACAAAGAAAACGAAGAAAGACGGCAGCACCAAGCAAAAAGGCAAAAGCAACCACAGCCAAAAAACATCCGGTTCAGCAAACGGATCAAACGGATATCACTAATACAAGGCGCCCCCATTCGGAGGGCGCTTTATCATTTTTTTTTGCAGGCAATACAGTGGCTCGGAAAACCGGCAGAAACTATGGATAATCAAAATAGAAGTTATAACAGACTGATATTGCTGAAACCTAAGAAAAAATGTCCGTCATCAGGGGTATGACGGACAGAAACCGGAGAAAGCAGATAAAAAGTGTCCGTCATCAAGGGCATGACGAACAGAAACCGGCGTGACGGGCGAAAAAATGTCCGCCATCAGGTGCCATAGAATGCAAAAAGCTCCCACTGGATTAACCAGTAGGAGCTTCGCTTTATTTCAACAGTCTCAAGCTATTCAAGATAACCAGTATCGTGCTTCCTTCATGGCCGATGACGCCGTATGGCAGGTCGAGAAGCTGAAGGAAGTTTGATGCGATCAGCACCATGATGACCAGGATTGAAAACACGATGTTTTGCTTGACGATTCGGTTCATCCTGCGTGACAGGTTGATGGCTTCGGCGATCTTCGGCAGATCGTTTTTCATCAGGACAACGTCTGCTGTTTCCAGGGCGACATCGGAACCTTCGCCCATTGCGATGCCGACATTTGCGGTTGCGAGTGCCGGAGCGTCATTGATGCCGTCTCCGACCATGGCGACCTGGCCATATTGGTCTTTCAATTTCTTCAATTCCTGAACCTTTGTTTCTGGCAGGCATTCAGCGATATATCCTTGCACATGGCTTTCGGCCGCGATTGCTTTTCCTGTGTTTTGGCTGTCGCCTGTGAGCATGACAGTGTAAATGCCTTCTGATTTCAAAAGGTCGATTGCCTGTTTCGTTTCTTCTCGGACAACGTCTTTCAGAGCAATCAAACCTGCCAGCTGACCATTACGCTCAATAAACACAATCGTTTTCCCTTCAGCAGCCAGTTTTACCGCTGCGCCGTCTGAAAATGCTTCAGCGGCAGACCTTCCGACAAAGTCAGCTTTTCCGATTTTCCAATCCTCATTTTCAAAATGAGCCTTCACGCCCCAGCCTGATACATCCTCGATGCTCTCTGGATGAACAAGCTCTTTACCAAGAGTATCCCTGGAGTGTTTTACGATTGCGTTAGCCAGTGGATGGTTGGAGTGGCTTTCTATTGAAGCCGCTTTAAGCAATACTTCATCACGATCCAATCCATCAGCCACAATCAAATCAGTTACTTCAGGCTTACCTTTTGTCAATGTCCCTGTTTTATCAAATGCAATGGCTTTAAGGTGGCTCAGGTTTTCCAGATGGACGCCGCCTTTAAATAATATCCCGTGCTTCGCGCCATTCGAAATCGCCGACAATGTAGCAGGCATGATCGAGGCAACGAGTGCACATGGTGAAGCGACAACAAGAAGGATCATCGCTCGGTAAAACGTCTCCGTCCAGCTCCAGTCCAGCAGATAATGTGGAACAAACATCATCAGCACCACGACTGCCAGAACGACCTTTACGTAAGTACCCTCAAACCGTTCGATGAACAGCTGTGAAGGAGACTTTTCACTCTGCGCGTTCTGGACAAGCTGGATTATTTTTTGGAATAGTGTTTCGTCGTTTCGTTTTGTGATTTCAACGGTAAGTGATCCAGTAAGGTTGACCGTACCGGCGAAAACATCGTCTCCAGAATCCTTTGAAACTGGGATCGATTCCCCCGTGATGGCAGCCTGGTCAATCGTAGTCTGTCCCCTGGCAACCTTACCATCTGAGGGGATTCTTTCACCAGGCTTCACCAGGATCATGTCGCCAATTTTCAGATCCGAAACATGCACTCTTTCTTCCACGCCATCTGCAATCCTCAATGCTTCCTCTGGCTGGAGCTCCATCAAAGAGGAAATTTCCTTATGGCTTTTATTCATCGTATACGTTTCAAGCGCTCCGCTCATTGCAAAAATGAATATCAAAATTGCGCCTTCTGTCCAGTATCCAATAATGGCCGAGCCAATCGCCGCAAAAATCATCAACATCTCGACGTTCAACTCTTTGTCTTCAATTGTAGCTTCAATGCCTTCCTTCGCTTTTGCAAAACCGCCAATTACATAGGCCAGGATAAAAGCGATGACAGATGCTGTTTCTGAATCTCCCTTGCTCAAAATCCAGCCAGCCGCGATGAGAATCCCGCTGATGCTCGCGGCTATCAGTTCCGCGTGAGGCTTGATTTTTTCAATAAAGCTTACTTCTGGGACCGAGTTCTGCTTTGCTAACGCGCTTGCTCCCTGTGCCATCCTTTTCTCCTCCTTTAAAATCTCTAAATGATACTAATAATCACAATCATTCCCCTTAAAAAACACGAAAGCTGCCACCAGATCGGTGACAGCGGAAATCCAAGTCAAAAGATACATATTGTGTTCACTATTATGTTACCATACAATATATGCTTTTTAAAAGAATAATTGTGTTTGTCTAAGGAGATAGTTTGATGACAACTAAAGACTTTTTTACACACCCGATTGGAATTGCTGTTTCGGCTGCAGGGGCGACACTCCTATGGGGGAGTGCGTTCCCATTTATTAAATTGAGCTATATCAGCCTTGATATCAATCCGGAAGAAATGGGTGAGCAAATGCTGTTTGCAGGATACCGCTTCTTGCTTGCCGGGTTGCTGATCCTGGTCATGTTCCTTCTTTTAAAAAGGAATATGAAGTTCAGGCCGGAGACGACAAAGTCTCTTTTGAAAATTGGCTTGTTCCAGACATTCCTCCAGTATGTCCTGTTTTATATCGGACTTAGCTATTCAACCGGAATCCAGGGTTCGATCATTGCTGGGACAACTTCGTTTTTTCAGATTCTGCTTGCGCATTTCCTGTATCCAGATGACAGGATGAGTCGATTGAAGGTTGCTGGATTGATGGTCGGGTTCACGGGGGTTATTTTCGCAAATTGGCCAAATGGGGAATACGAAATCAGCTTTGGCATTGGTGAAATTCTGTTAATGGGAGCAATGATGGCCGGAGCTTATGGAAATATACTTGCCAAGCAGGGCAGCGGGAAAATGGAGGTCATTTATTTAACGGCTTACCAAATGATTTTGGGCTCGCTTGGTTTGATTGCTATTGGAGCCTTTTCAGTCGGACTTGCTCCATTTGATTTCGACCTTAAGTCCGGATTGATGCTTCTCTATCTGGCATTCCTCTCAGCCGCCGGCTTTATTTTATGGAACAATGTCATGAAATACAACCAGGTCGGCAAGGTGTCACTATACCTGTTCCTGGTCCCTGTATTCGGTGTGATTTTATCAGCATTCCTACTAGACGAACCCTTAAATTATTTTGTCATAGCCGGATTAATATTTGTGGTGGTCGGAATTGTTCTTGTCAACCGGCCTGCACGAAAAAGAAACAGCCTCCCTGCGAAATAGCGGAGGCTGTTTTGCGTTAAACAGTATTTGCTTGATGCGAAGAATCTTCATGTCGGACTGCAACAAGGGCGATGAAAATCAACAGCAGCATCGTGCTGATCACGTAAAAGAAACTGATGCCTTTAAGCCATTGTATTGCCAGCCCGCCGATGAATGGACCGCTGATACTTCCAAAGCTGAAGAAAATGCCGCACATTAAATTGCCTGCTGGCAGCAGTTGTTTTGGCAGAAGGTCTGCCATATAGCTGATGCCAAGAGAGAAAGTTGATCCTACAACCGTTCCTGCAATAAAGAAGCAAATAAGCAGTCCGGTTGTCGAATTCTCTAGTAATCCAGCAGCAGTAAAACTGATGAAGCCAGCTAGAGTGACGACCAGCAAGACATTCCTCCGGCCGAGCTTATCACTCAATATTCCTAACGGAAGTTGTGAGAGAATCCCGCCGATTGCAAATGCCGGAAGCAAGAGTGCGACCGCATCAACGCCAATGCCAGATCTCATGGCATAGACAGGGAAGTTGCCGTTAAGGCTGGCCTCGAGAAACCCGTAGCCAAACGGTGGCAAAAATGCAACCCAGGCATACTTAAATACTTTTCCAAATCTCTTCATTGTCCCGAAGAAAGAGCTGCTGTCAGTGTCATGTTCGGGTCGCTCGTTTTTCAGCAGCCAGACGGTCAGCCAGGCGGCTAGGCTGATGGCAGAGGAAATGATGAAAGGCAGTGTCGTGTTTATTTTTACAAAACCTGTCATCAACGGGCCAGCAGCGAAGCCCAATCCGAAAAACAATCCATAGAGCGATATATTCCTTCCAAGTCGGTCTTTAGGTGAAAAGGAAGTTATCCATGTCTGTGTAGCAAAGTGAAGCATGTGGTCGCCAATACCGATTGCCAGTCTTAACAAAAACCAGAACCAAAAGGACTTCCATAATGGAAATAGCGCAAGTGAAATGGCTACCGTAAAGCCGCCAATGAGAATGATGGGCTTGTAACCAAATCTGCGGAGCGGCGCTTCCATTAATGGAGAAGCAATCAGGATCCCTAAATACAAGCCTGTGGCATGAAAGCCATTCATCGATGACGAAACGCCATCCTGTTCAAATATAATTGCAATCAGTGGAAGCAGCATTCCCTGTGAAAATCCTGAAATCGCGACTATGCTGACTAAAATCCAGAAACGAAGCTTCATACTTATGTTCATAATAATAAAATCTCCCTAAGTACTTAATACTCTTTAGATGTTAACGATATAAAATTTTATGTGCAACGGTTTTTATTTTTATTTATGGAAAAAATAGTGTAATCTCATGGTAATAGTCATATTTAACTGTTTATTAGAGGTTGCGATAAGGGGAGAGATAACATGGAATTCAAAATGAAACCGGATGTGGGTTTTTATACAGAAGCAGGCTTCGGGAGGCTGGATGTAGCAGGTGACGAACAATATGGTTTCAGGCCTTACCAGCTGCTCGTGTCATCAGTTGCGGTGTGCAGCGGCGGAGTCCTTCGCAAGGTACTGGAAAAAATGAGGATGGAAATCAAGGATATACACATCCAGGCTGATGCTGAACGTGTCGAGGAGGAAGCGAACAGAGTAAGCAAGATTACCGTCCATTTCCGCATTGCCGGAGAGAATCTAGACGAGAAGAAAATTGAAAAGGCGATGGCTTTGACGAGGAAAAATTGTTCAATGGTCCAGTCGGTCGTCGGGAGCATTGAGATTGAAGAAACGTTTGAAATCGTTCAATAAATGTTCTAAAAGGCGAGTTACACCTTTAGCTCAATATGCTATAATGAGTATTGGAATTTACCTGTTTTAATATAATAGAAACAATGAACTCTGTTCCGAGAGGACAGAGTCTTTTTTTCGCTGTAAAAAAGCAAGTACCTGTTGTAGCAGCTATGAAATAGCATCCAGAGAGTGGTTTAATGGACATTTCGAAGCCATTGGGCAGTCAAAATGTCTAAGAAAGGCAGTTTATTGGACATTTTGAAGCCAGTGGGGAGCCAAAATGTCTAAGAAAGACAGTTTAATGGACATTTCGAAGCCAGTGGGCAGTCAAAATGTCCAATAGTAGGTTTTAGAAGAAGGAGATTATGTAATATGGCTTTTGTTTATCGCACTCTTTTCTACATCATTGGGTTAATCATTCTATCTTTTGGAGTATCGATGACCATTAAGGCTGGATTGGGAACGGGTGCATGGGATGCACTCAATGTCGGATTATCAAATACTGTGGGGCTGACACCTGGCAGCTGGGTTGTAATCGTTGGGATTGTTATGATTTTCGTTAATGCGGCTTTAGTAAAAAGACGGCCGGATGTAGCCGCAATTATCACGCTGCTCATCACTGGTGTACTGATTGACTTTTGGCTTTTGCGTGTGTTCGAAGACATGGTAGTTACCGGCTATGCGAAGCAATTTGGAGTCTTTATTTTGGGAATGGTAGCACTAAGCTTTGGACTGGCGGTCTACCTGCAGCCTAAATTCCCATTGATTCCTATCGACAATTTCATGATGGCATTAAGGGAACGGTTCGGTCTCAATCTAATGGTCGCCAAAACGCTTGGTGAAGTATTTGCCTTGTCTGCTGCGTTCATTTTTAAAGGACCAATCGGCATCGGAACATTAATAGTAACTTTCGCGATCGGTCCGTTGATTCAATTGTTCTATCCATATTGTGAAAAAGTTTATAATAAGATGATTACATCTGCACGATGATTTTGTTGAGGCTCTGTCACTAGACAGAGCCTTCACTTTTGTCTAGGAAATAAAAAAAATCGTTGCGGACACTATATATGGTTTCTAAATCCAGCTCCAGCACCAAGCCCCTCGAGTCGCTTGTCGGGGCTGACCAAGGTGCTTATGCTTTTACTGCCAACAACAAAGTTTCCGAAAAGCATCTTAAACTTTGGATAAAGTTAATGAACTCCGAAAACACTATAAACAAACTTATAAGTTTCCTGTAGTGAAAGGAGAAAACAACAACAATGAAAAAAGCAGCAGCTATCCTTGTTATGACGATGGTTTTCATGATGTCCATTTTAGCGCCTGGCTTTGCTGAAGAAACAAAGACGAAAAAAGCTCCACAGCCAAAGCAGGCTGAAAAAGCAAAGTATACCATTCCGAATTCTGTCATGAATATCACAAAGGACAACACTTACCCTAACCCGACGGAGGATTTGCCTTTCCTTCAGCCAAGCGAGCTTACGAAGAACTTGATTAAAACATCAAAAGTGAAGATTGAGAACCCGGATTTAATACGAATGCTGAATGAAACGACCATTAACAGCACTCCTTTTGCAATCGGTTATCGTGCGATTGTTTACCTTGGGGAATGGCCGTTGAATTATGTATCCAGTGAAACTTCCCCGAACTGGGAATTCCAGAAAATCAATACGAACTACTATGATAATCGCGGTGGAAATTCTATATATCAAATTCATTATGTTCAAGAGCAGCAAAAAACTGTTAAGGGTGGCTTGACGGCAAAAATCAAGAATGCTGAAGATGTGCAAAAGATGATGCTTTTAAAAGCAGCAAAGAAAACAGGATTACCGCTTGCGTTTGAAACAATAGTCGGCGCTGGTACGAAAAAAGACCATATTTATAATATCCAGCCAAAACGCCTCGGTTACCTTTACGCATACGCACCAGCCATAAATGAAAAAGGCAAGGTGACATATGGAGAGGTCTACTTGATGCTAAAAGGAAGCAAGAAATTCATCGTCGTCAAAAATGTTGTCTCTCAGGGAATTGGTGCATGGATTCCGGTTCAGGACCATGTCAGCTTCGGTTTTGTATCCAGCGAAAGACCAAGATAGATAGAAGAAGATAGCCTTATTCCTTCTAAAAGGAGTAAGGCTTTTTAATGTCTTCCGGTAATTTTTTCCTCTTGACAAAAGGTAGATATATCCTGTTTAACGGTTGTCCAAGGCGGGAATCAGTTAGACATAACCAAATGAAACACCAAAAATTAAAGGAGGAAATAGATTATGTCTGAAAATATCCTTTCAAACAACCAAAACTCAATGGGTAACAACTCAAACTCATACGATATGAACAACAACATGTACACTTCTTCAACTGAGAATGCTTCATACGATACAACAACTGGTACAACAACTTACGCAAGTACATCAGGTGATGCATACTCTAACAATACTTCAATGGGCGGCTACTCTAGCAGTTATGGGGTAAGCTCAAATAATTCAAGCTCGTCAAACGGCAAGCTTATGAAGGGCGTCCTTATTGGAGCGGCAATCGGAGGTGCATTGACTTTGCTTGACTCCAACACTCGTACAAAGGTGAAGGATAAGGCTGTCAATGCAAAAGACACTTCAATGAATGTGTTTAGCGAAGTCAAAAACAATCCTTCTGACGTAAAGGACCAAATGATGAACAGCTTTAAGGAAGCATCCAGTATCCTAAAGGAAGCGATCAGTGATGCTCAAAACCTTTACCAGCGACTGAATGATGATGTATTCAGCAAGGTGAATGAGGCAAAGTCCAATTCTTCCGAAGCTATGCAGACAGTGATGGACGCTAAGGATGACCTTAAGGAAGTTGGATCAAAAGTGAAGGAAGCAGGTTCTACTGCAATGGACAACCCAGTGGTTAACTCAGCATCGGAAACAGGTTCTTTAAACTCCAGCTCGAATGGTGCCGCTGACGCATATGCTACAGGCATGGAAAGCCAGCCGTCCGACACAACAGGTTTAGGAAACACTTCCAACACCTTCACGGTATCGCCTGAAAACCAGAAAAATGATAACAACCGATAATTTTAGACTCGAAAACCAGTCCTACTTCCCAGGACTGGTTTTTTATTGTCTCCACTCCCATATATTTGGTTGTTTCCGTTCTTGTACTCGGGGGTATTTAATAGTACATGCAGATAGATAGGGAGGACATTGTCAATGGAAAAGGATTTTAAACCACGCTCTAACAGGTGTGATTATGATAGAGAAACAGCTACAGGTAAAATTGCGATGGCGGCATCGGCGCACCCGATCGCTACAAATGCCGGAGAGAGAATTCTCCGTGAAGGCGGCAATGCGATTGATGCGGCCATCGCCATCCAATTTGGCTTGAATGTCGGCGAACCAATGATGACCGGCATCGGCGGCAGCGGCTTTTTTATGGTTTATCATGCCGAAAGCAAAACAACGAAAATTTTTGATGGCCACACAAGGGCACCAAAAGCGGCACATCCGGAACTTTTTTTAGATGAAAAGGGAGAGGTTATTCCTTTTAAAGTGAGATCGACAAATGCGACAGGAGTAGGTGTTCCGGGAATCCTTAAAGCAATGGAAGCGGCAAGAAAGGAATACGGGACAAAGCCGCTTGCTGAATTGATCGAACCTGCTGTACAGGCCGCTGAAAAAGGTGTAGAGGTCAACTGGGTTATGGAAGAAATCCTTAACACCTTTGATTACCGATTAGGCGAGCATGCGAAGGAATTGTTCCAGCCGGGAGGCAAATCCCTTAAGGAAGGAGATGTCTACCAGAAAGAGCATCTCGCGAAAACATTCCGCATCCTTCAGCGTGATGGAATCGAGGCATTCTATGAAGGTGAGATTGGTGAAGCTATTATCTCTACTTTAAAAGAACTTGGTGGGATCATGGAAATGTCTGATCTCAGAGATTATGAAATCACAATTGATGAACCTGTCTGGGGAACGTACCGAGACTACAAACTAGCTTCCTCTAATATGCCAAGTGCTGGAGGAACAACGATGCTGCAAATTTTAAAGCTGCTCGAGGGCTTTGACCTCAGCAAATACAATGCAAAATCGTGGGAAAAATATTATTTATTCACCGAAGCAATGAGGATTGCATTCTCAGATAAAATCGCATTTGCAGGCGACCCTGAGTTTGGTGAAATTCCGTTAAAAGGATTGCTCAGTGAGGAATATCTTGCAGACCGCCGTAAATTGATCGATTTTGAACGTAGGAATGATGCAGTCGACTTTGGAAACCCATGGGCTTATACAGGTGGTAAGGAAATCAACGTCGTCCGCCAGCCGTTCGAGCCTGAAAAAGAAAGAAGTGAAACGACCCATTTCACCGTCATCGACAAATGGGGAAATATTGTCGCCTGCACATCTACCGTTGAGCATCCATTTGGCTCTGGAATCATGGTCAGGGACCATGGATTTGTATTAAACAACGAAATGACTGATTTCGATGCGGTCCCTGGCGGCTTGAATGAGATCCAGCCAGGCAAACGTCCGGTGAGCTGCAAGACACCGACGATTGTTTTCAAGGATGAAAAACCTGTATTGACGTTAGGCTCTCCAGGTGGACCAACGATCATTGGATCGGTATTCCAAACAATTCTCAATGTTCTTGATTTTGGGATGGATCTTAAAGAAGCTATTGAAGAGCCGAGAATTTTCAATAGTACAGGCCCGCTCATTGGCTGGGAATCGGGAATCAGCATGGAGGCAAAAGGGGAAATGGAATCGAGAGGATTCGAGTTCGCCGATGGACCATTCCCGCTCGGCAATGTCCAGGCAATCCAGATTGATCGTGAGAAAGGCCATATTTATGGAGCAGCTGATTCAAGCCGTGAAGGGAAGGCTACTGGGATTGATGAATAAGTAGGTGGAAAAGAAGCAGGCTGATTTTTGTTCAGCCTGCTTTTCTATTCGTCCACATTATCAAGAGTGTTCGTCTTCGAATCTGATTTTTTGATGACGGAAATGCTACCGTCTGTTTCGAGGACGACAGCCTCTACCTGATTCATCGAATTGATTCCGCTTGAGCGTGCTGCCTGGAGAATTTCAACTTCCAGCACACGCTCTTTTACTATATTTTCTTTTAAATACTTCCCTTGATAAAAAATTAACTTCGGATCTGATTTGATTAGCCTCTTGAAGCCGTCTGAACGGATGGAAAGCCATGCTACCAGATACTGAAGGGTAATTAAAATGAAGAATGCGGAGATTCCTTCAACGAGAGCCACATTTTTGTTCAAGAGGATGGTTGCCAAAGTTGAGCCGAGCGCGACTGTTACAATCAAGTCGAAAGCATTCATTTTAGATAACGTTTTTTTGCCGGAAACTCGGAGCAATAAAACAAGAGCGGAATAAGCAAGCACACCGACAACCAGAGTACGCCAAACCGCATCCCAGGAATTAA
This window of the Mesobacillus jeotgali genome carries:
- a CDS encoding YczE/YyaS/YitT family protein; amino-acid sequence: MAFVYRTLFYIIGLIILSFGVSMTIKAGLGTGAWDALNVGLSNTVGLTPGSWVVIVGIVMIFVNAALVKRRPDVAAIITLLITGVLIDFWLLRVFEDMVVTGYAKQFGVFILGMVALSFGLAVYLQPKFPLIPIDNFMMALRERFGLNLMVAKTLGEVFALSAAFIFKGPIGIGTLIVTFAIGPLIQLFYPYCEKVYNKMITSAR
- a CDS encoding YfkD famly protein → MKKAAAILVMTMVFMMSILAPGFAEETKTKKAPQPKQAEKAKYTIPNSVMNITKDNTYPNPTEDLPFLQPSELTKNLIKTSKVKIENPDLIRMLNETTINSTPFAIGYRAIVYLGEWPLNYVSSETSPNWEFQKINTNYYDNRGGNSIYQIHYVQEQQKTVKGGLTAKIKNAEDVQKMMLLKAAKKTGLPLAFETIVGAGTKKDHIYNIQPKRLGYLYAYAPAINEKGKVTYGEVYLMLKGSKKFIVVKNVVSQGIGAWIPVQDHVSFGFVSSERPR
- a CDS encoding YtxH domain-containing protein is translated as MSENILSNNQNSMGNNSNSYDMNNNMYTSSTENASYDTTTGTTTYASTSGDAYSNNTSMGGYSSSYGVSSNNSSSSNGKLMKGVLIGAAIGGALTLLDSNTRTKVKDKAVNAKDTSMNVFSEVKNNPSDVKDQMMNSFKEASSILKEAISDAQNLYQRLNDDVFSKVNEAKSNSSEAMQTVMDAKDDLKEVGSKVKEAGSTAMDNPVVNSASETGSLNSSSNGAADAYATGMESQPSDTTGLGNTSNTFTVSPENQKNDNNR
- the ggt gene encoding gamma-glutamyltransferase, producing the protein MEKDFKPRSNRCDYDRETATGKIAMAASAHPIATNAGERILREGGNAIDAAIAIQFGLNVGEPMMTGIGGSGFFMVYHAESKTTKIFDGHTRAPKAAHPELFLDEKGEVIPFKVRSTNATGVGVPGILKAMEAARKEYGTKPLAELIEPAVQAAEKGVEVNWVMEEILNTFDYRLGEHAKELFQPGGKSLKEGDVYQKEHLAKTFRILQRDGIEAFYEGEIGEAIISTLKELGGIMEMSDLRDYEITIDEPVWGTYRDYKLASSNMPSAGGTTMLQILKLLEGFDLSKYNAKSWEKYYLFTEAMRIAFSDKIAFAGDPEFGEIPLKGLLSEEYLADRRKLIDFERRNDAVDFGNPWAYTGGKEINVVRQPFEPEKERSETTHFTVIDKWGNIVACTSTVEHPFGSGIMVRDHGFVLNNEMTDFDAVPGGLNEIQPGKRPVSCKTPTIVFKDEKPVLTLGSPGGPTIIGSVFQTILNVLDFGMDLKEAIEEPRIFNSTGPLIGWESGISMEAKGEMESRGFEFADGPFPLGNVQAIQIDREKGHIYGAADSSREGKATGIDE
- a CDS encoding DUF421 domain-containing protein — encoded protein: MLFNSWDAVWRTLVVGVLAYSALVLLLRVSGKKTLSKMNAFDLIVTVALGSTLATILLNKNVALVEGISAFFILITLQYLVAWLSIRSDGFKRLIKSDPKLIFYQGKYLKENIVKERVLEVEILQAARSSGINSMNQVEAVVLETDGSISVIKKSDSKTNTLDNVDE